Below is a window of Arabidopsis thaliana chromosome 2, partial sequence DNA.
TTTAAATAAGAtgattcctttttgttttatttcatttatcaCTTACCTTGATCTACTTCAACTTGTTTCGTGACTTTTAGGTGCATGACCCCAAGtattcacacacacacacacgtaTTCATAAGCTTCTTAGAACACCTCCAGTGGTGTTTCTTAAAGCATTCTTGAATATTCATGACAAAAGTACAAggtattataaaatattaataaaatataatatgtgcCCCTAGAAACCATTGACCCACCATGCATTCTGAATAAACACCGAACCTTACCACATTTCTGAGCAATTTTTCCACAGAAGACCAATTCCTAATCatgtttaataattaattaatttggattttggagcTATCTTTACTCTTTCTTTGCCTATAAATTAAACTCCATCTCTCTTCTTATCCTTCTacttttctttcctcttctcagcaaaaaaacatttttagtaACATTTGTTCTAATAAGAAATTTGTCTCTTGCTTTAACAAGAAGCAAGACTAGCCTTATCTGTACCTTTCTTTCTGAATTAAAGAACCCTTTaagattcatatgattttcttaattcttttttatatatgtagatttgtttcttaaacactatatttatgttttacaataattgttttatatgttttcaacttctttGTAGATTTGCTTCTTACACACACTAATGTTTTATCTTTGCAGAGAAACTTGACATTTATGGAGTCTGTGAAGACCAAATCCTCCACCGCGAGGAGCGTTGAGCTACCGCCTCGCCGTGGAAAGGTGAAGCGAGAGATCTTTGGTTTCTTAGCCAATTCCATTGTTTCCGCCGCCGTGAAAGCTGGTGGATCGTTTAGGAGGAACGgcggaggtggtggtggtggctcttcttcctcaaccACCACTCCTCCAGGGAGTGGATACACCTCCGACCAGAACAACGAATCCACTTAAACAACAAACAGACATAAAGACATAATTATGAAAGTGCCACCACCATGGCACTCTTGAGAAGAAAGCTGAGTGGTTCTGTTCGTTTTTGAAAACAGAACGCTACTTTTTTCTCCAAGTCCGGTTCGGTTTTATGGtggtttgttttcttatgtgtGGTACGACCCGGTTTAACTTCGTTTTTTTGTGGGTTAAACTGGGAATACGTAATGGTGTGAttaatttgcttttgattATGTTGTAAGCAAAAATATCTCCctaatttgttgtttctaCGTGTTTTTAAAGTGGAGTAATGATGTCCTCTGGgagatatttttgatttggtttgggttgggtttggtttggatttaattatgtaatttgTATGCTCTAAGTGTCTGTTTGAGTGTTTGTATCTTAAATGCAATGTATAATTAAGTGTGTTTGATTACTTTTAttagcttctttctctttttgagtTGAGGAATTTTAGAAATAGTAAAATTACGTCAAAAAGTTATAATCCTTAATGAGTTAATGTTATTACAAGATTGATAAATGGTAAGACTATTAATTCTACTAaagtaaatgataatatttagcaaataacaaaaaagatacAGACCAAAAGTTTAGAATGAAATTTATGGATCAATTACGAGATCGGCACAATTAAATGTATGCCTTTGTTTAATTAGGTACTTTTTCATATGCTTATAGAAATAGGTACTTCTCTTTCTGTTTATGTTAGGCTTTTACCCTTTtgcattttttcttcatttttccaGTACTTCTCTCAACGGTGATGACAATGAATTCCGTTGACAATAAcgaacaattttttggtttagaattAGTGATGAATTGGGgattaattgatttgaatcGTTTTTAAGAGTAGAACCCTTGGGTTTCCTAGATAGTATCCTTAGGATTTATATTTCTTCCATAACAAATCGTTTAACTTGATTGATTGGATTAATTGGAGACGACGTGTTGGTGACGGAGAAAGTTGGAAACGAAAGAAATAGTGTTTTTGATGGACTTAAAGGTGATGGTGTTGACAAATATGGTGTTTATGAAGCAAGTGCGGCAGTGAGAAGTGAGGATTGAGGATTTGAGTTGCAGGAGAATTTGTTAAAGACAATGGTGTTTTATCAACATTATAACCTCACACAAGGGGCAAAACCATCATTTTTCTTACCAATATATGCTTATTTCCATAAACCCATTCAAAAAgttcattttttctaattattggGCCAAAATGTGTCCAATCTTACAAAAGCCCCTGAAATTTATCTTACATGTACTTTTAAAGCATTATTCATTTGctgtaattatttaattttgttgttgggaCATAGTTAATAATAAGTTTGGTGAAAAGTGGGATGGCTAGCTTTTGCCTTTttcaattgtttatttttctcaaaatttataaaagaatctaAGACATATTTTAAATGCAACTATACAAGTCATACTTTTCCGGAAAATAGATTACTAGTCAATAAGAAAtcttaaaatcaattatttgGATTCTTTTCAAATGTGTTCAAATTTTACCTTCAAtgattattttattggttagctaattatattcaaagtGCATCAAGATATGTTACTAAAACTAAGTAGACTCGAGTAAACACATCGCAcaaatcttcttctgtaaACCAAACGGTTATGAGTAGTAGGGAATCAGAAGACAAAATTCTTATGCATAAagtatctttttatatatttcattttttttttgttttacatttttttatgaaaaaaaccCCGATCTATAATCAATATCTATTACGTGGATAATATAATTTAGTAGAGTCAGAACTCCGATAAAGAAGGTAGAATCAAATAGATTTAACATTTAAGTATTTAACTAAAAGTACTACcatgtatatatttcaattgaaaaatgttatttcaAAAAGTATTATCGTATATGTAGAGGTTGATgatattcaaaacttttttaaaatactatatcGTAATTAAGTATCATTTGAAATCaatcttattttgttataatttgtcaaattttgGTATAATCCggttatttaaagaaaaaagttatcCAAGAAACTGATCAGTTCAACATGAATCGAACCAAAATTCTTGTGTAACCGAAcactaataaaaaatatgtctATTGGTTCAGCCAAGAGGATTGAATCCAAACTGAAAACCGAAAATGTTTGTTCGGTTCGATTTTGGTATTCTCGATTCGGGTTAAAATCGCAGGATCCTAATAGCTCCTATCCGGTTATAAATCCCATTGGACTAACAACAATTGAGAAACTTTtgtgaaaaacaaacatcatatGATCCAATGTGTTCCGCGTTTgtgattttctatttcttcaaTCCTGAGTCCTGACAGCATAATTCTTTGCCtcaaataaagaataaaaaagttggGATGATTTTGCCGAAGTCAGAAGCAATATAAAAATGCTTGAATTAGATTATCTTTCACACTCACGTCATAATAGTTCTCTATCTTCCTTTTGTAATCTTATATAAATCTGTAACCTCGTAATGTTACAATCCATGCACAACTAAATAAGTTCACAGAGCAACGGTGACGGTACACATGATCCAGGTTCGAgggaaacaaaatttatttatgtgtgttttcaaagtttttgatgtttttaacccaaaaaaaaaagtttttgttgtcGTCTTCTAGTTGTTAGTAGTATCAGTTCTGACTTCTGATTATATGTAATTCAAATCTTTAACctttatttcttcaatttaaacaacaaaaataaaatatctgaaCATTAAAAAGagtatatatctatatatattatttggtaTATTGGTATAATATGTACTTTAGtgctatttttctttattataagattttatttcataGAGTACAAAATAGTGTTAGTTATTTCTAATGTTTtagaaacaatattttaactttatataaaattctattagtattatatatatatatataaatagttgtTAGCTTTATTTACGatccatatatattaaaaacgtCTCATTTTTCTATTCGTGTTAGTTTAGTCCTCAGAATCTCTAGGAATGGTCATGAAGCGAGAGTATATAAAAGACGACGAGGTACGTATCCAATATTGATAATGCATTTAGCAGGTTCATGtgtgttaagaaaaataaaataaaaataacatattctAATCCCTAGGAATTTTAgctagaaaaataaaataaagtataagatgataaaattaaactaaaaaagaaataattacAATAcagaaatttgatattttctaattatctattaaattactatAGCTGAAAATCATAAATAGTTTAACTATATgttatttctcttttaaatatatggtttgttaaacaaatacatttaaatatgtgtatatgtatatatgtatatacaggaaataaaatttatttcttaattgatgtttgttatcattttcttgtcttctacTAGCCAGTTAGTATATTAGTTCTGACCATTTATAATTCCCCTCTCTaacctttattttattaatttaaaaaacaataaatatagtATCTAAACACTAATATGtatcataaattttgtaaatcaaGTCTCCTGGCACGACCCTGACCGAGATGTTCAAAGACAAAGAGGTATAAATACTATTTGGTCCTATTATCTGCATTTTAGTGTTATATTTcttgattataaattttattttatagattaAAAATAGTGTTAATTACCtctattaattttaaaaataaaacattgaaCTTTATTTACGATGCATATGTTATCCGAAATAATATTAacgtttcatttttttatttgcctTAGCACCACAAATCTCTCGGCACCGCCCTGGGTGAGATATTGAAACACAATGAGGTATGCATGTATTCAATATTGATAACACATTTAGCAGATTCAATTGggttataaattttattggaaaatattatatttttatccCTAAGAATTTCagctagaaaaaaaatatgatgataAACTTGGACTATAAGAGAAATAATTACAGCATAcagatttgatattttctaatcatttattaaaatattatagctGTACATCATAGAAAGTTGTACTATATgttatttctcttttggttatatgactattgtttttgttttggtagtTTATATGACTATTGTTTGTAAAACAATTacatttatttagttttatccaaaaaaattaatcgttttttttttttggcattagCCCTCCACATCTCTAAGCACAGTTCTGGGCGAGATGTTTAAAAACAACGAGGTACGTATTTAGTAGGTTCcggtgtgtgtgtgttagtgtgtatgtgttttttttttatcaattgttGTTATACTATTACTTGTAGGAGAAGGAACATATTTTTTCGGATCTAGAACGAGGAACAATGCTAACAAGACCAATGGGCGAAGGATATATTCAATATCTACGGCTTTCTAAAGAGACGACTCAACCGGCGGATTCTAAGATTCCCGGTCTTTGGTCTTCTTCCGTTAGACCAGAGTTTTGTTGCATCTATAGAGTACCAGACCGGTTACGCAAAGTGAACCCCGAGGCTTACACTCCTCAAATGCTGCTAATCGGACCTCTTCACCATTCCAAGAAAGCTGAAGCCCTCAAGCGCTACAAAACCGATTTAAggtaacaagtaacaacataGTATTTTAActagtattatttttgtttgagacTTATAGATTTTGCTTAAAAAGTCAAGCTAATACGTATGGTTAATCTAGATATTTGAACTATCTGAACATGGAGCTTCACAAGAAGAAGTGCCTTGATAGTATTGCAGATATATATGGGGATCAACCTGTCAAAGAGTTCAGGAGAATCATCGAAATAAATGAGAAATTCATAAGAGATAGCTACGCCGAGTCAACAATATGGATCAATACTAAAGATTTCGTAGAAATGATCCTCCACGACTCGGTGTTCATACTATTGTTCTTCATTCAAACCGGAAGTACCCTAAACTtcaacaagaaagaagatattCTTTTCAACCAGAGTCGTCTCATAAACGCTACCGCCATTTTAGAAGATCTAATCTTGCTCGAGAACCAACTCCCTTATGCCCTTTTAGAGAAACTCTTTGAACCTTTTTCCTCAAATGTCAATACTAAGGAAACGTTTCGTGATATTACCCTTCGAGCTTTTAGGTTTGAGGgaaagatcaaagaagaagtgagATTCCAACATTTTACAGATTTGTTTCGGTGTGTCCGTGTCAGCACACTTTCTTTGACAGAAGAACAAATTAACATAGCAAAAAACGAGCCACCGAAGAGCAGAAAGATTATGTACAACGCAGACAAACTAGACAGTGCAGGAGTGAATTTTGTGAATGTggatgaagaaaatgatttatcgTTGGTGATTACTTTCAAAGACGGAATCTTGAAAATGCCTTGTTTCACAGTGGAAGACAACACCGAGAGGGTCGTGAGGAATTTAATGGCACTCGAGCAATGTCATTACCCTCGAACTACTTTTGTTTGTGACTACATCTCCTTCTTGGATTTCCTCATCAATACCGATCAAGACGTTGACTTGCTCGCCAAGAAAGGTACCAAGTTGGATATTCATATTATAAGTTACcgacgtttttttttcttcttctctcaattCTAAGATTTGTAACAAATTTTACGTTGAAAGGAATTGTAAAGAACTGGTTAGGACATCAAGGATCAGTGACAGAAATGGTAAACAAGCTATGTTTAGGGCTCGTGGATTTCGGATCTCACTATAGCGATATAGTCGAAAACCTCAACAAACACTACGACAATCGTCTCAACAGATCTGTCGGCACTCTTCGGCGAGTTTATTTCAAAGATCTTTGGACCGGTACTGCCACCATTGCCGCAGTCGTTCTCCTTGTGTTGACTTTAATTCAGACTGTGGCTTCCATTCTCCAAGTGATGATGCAGAACGACAATAAGTCTCCGCCTCCTCCAGCTCCGTCCCGGGGACTAtagattgtttcttgttatatacgaaaccaaactatatttgtcttttttttcccacacaaaattatgtttaactgtttttctctttcaatcgACTTTGTAAATAATGCTTCTTTTTCACGTTGTTTAGTTATCCCACCATAGCTACATCATCCATCATTTTCGTTATGTATCTTCAAGTTAATCATAAAGTATTGTTTGCGttcaaaaagttaaatttctttctctcattatATTACTTAGTTTTCAGTGTGAATTTGGAGGGGTgcaaataacaagaaaatttaTGAATGTACTAATTAATCTTTTGAGTCTTATAACCAAAGGTTCTATATTTTTTGGaatcaatattgaaaaaaattagtttgtaAAGTTTAATTTCAGGAGAATTAGCTAAAAATAATCTTTGTAACTATCTTTGtgaatctaaaaaaaaatgtgcTTTGGGAGGAAGTCATCCAACCAGTAAAgatatatttaataacaaGTTTAGCCACAAGTAAAGCTTATAAGAAAGGTGGGCTTTATTGACAGTTCACAAAACCAGAGGATCTATCACTTTTCTAAATCTTTTCAAgctaaaacttataaatgGTCCatcaaaaatcagaaatttttaatatttggtcAGCTTTATGTGTTGTTTAGTCGTACCTCTTAAAGCAATAAGAGTTTTGTAAGATGGATTATGCTCTAAACATGGCCTTATAGAAAATAACAACCACACCAGTTTTTATGTCCGTCAATTCTTCATACATAAGCTTCCTTTCCAATTCCATCAACTCCAAAAATAATCTTAGAATGACAACATTTAACCATTTTGACTCTCCACAATGTAAATCAATTCACGTGAACTTTgtgatttatcttttaaaagacacaacatagaaaaaaatctcttCCAAAATTTGGATATATTACCACTCGAAGTGGTTAACCATGCCTTAATCAAATGGATAGACCTGGTTTCGTCCCATTAGAAatgatcttcatcttccatCGTTATAAGATACATGCCATCAAAAGCTACATGATCCTCCTGATGATGAAGTGTCGACGATATGGTTCATGAAACGCTTCCAAGACATTCAAGCAATGAAGAATGGGCGTGATAGATACATGAGGACTCTCTAGTCCTTTGACAACGTATATCTTCTCATAATTTCGTGATTGGTGAGCTTTAAGAAAGATTAGCTAATTTTATGACAAATATCTTGACatacaaaaaagttttgacCTAGCAGCTCCCACAAAGTCACATCTCACTTTGACTTACTCCACAAGACCCAAATTTAACTACACGCACCTTATTGGTCACTATTAATAACCCTTATAATACACCTTCCCGTAGACAATAACTtacgtttcttcttcttcttcctttaaaaaagttcaaattaaGCATCTCTTCTCTCACTTTaccctcttctctctctctgtctctctttctttttccgtaactcttcatcttcttttcccAGATTTTTCCGTTTTCCAATTCTCTGTGTCTAATTCCAAACTTCCTAGGGGTTTTTTCTCCAACGTGAGAAAAAAGCTTCTAGCTTTAGCGATGGGATGTTTCGGACGCACTCCGAAATCGAACAAACGATCAGATACCAAAACCACGAAGAACAACGATTTCACCCCAAAAAAACTCACCGTCAATGCAAATCGAGATAAGCTGACACAACCCAGCTCAGGTATCGACTTGATTTCGCATAAAAAATCGATTTTTATTTCGAAATTTAGAATCTTGCGATAATTAGGTTTTGTGTTCTTAATGTTGCATTTATGGATTCGTTCTGATGTGTTTGTTGTTATGTCTTTGTTGCGTAGATTGTTTAAAAGTTAGTATATGTGGAGATGTAAGCAAGGAGATAGTTACTAAGAAGGATCAATTAGCTTTGGATGCTAAAGATACtaatgttgaagatgaagttATAGTGAAGAAAGCACAGACTTTTACATTTGAAGAACTCTCTGTTTCTACTGGAAACTTTAAGTCGGATTGTTTTCTAGGAGAAGGAGGTTTTGGAAAAGTTTACAAAGGTTTCATTGAGAAAATCAATCAGGTTTAGTATTTGTATCTTGATCTAATGAGTTACAGTGTATTGTGGCTAGTTTGGTTAGAGGTTTTAAGAGTTTGTGAATGGTGTTTCGATAGGTTGTTGCAATTAAGCAACTTGATCGGAATGGTGCTCAAGGAATCAGGGAGTTTGTTGTTGAAGTGTTGACATTAAGTCTCGCTGATCATCCAAATCTCGTCAAGCTTATAGGATTTTGCGCTGAGGGTGTTCAGAGACTGTTGGTTTACGAGTATATGCCTCTAGGATCTCTGGATAATCACCTTCATGGTATGTTATATTGGTATTGCATCACATTGCTTTATTGATTATGTTAACTTGTTTTCGTGTATtctgtttggttttagatCTTCCTTCTGGTAAAAACCCGCTTGCTTGGAACACTCGAATGAAAATAGCGGCTGGTGCAGCAAGAGGACTAGAGTATCTCCACGATACAATGAAACCTCCTGTGATATACCGTGATCTTAAGTGTTCGAATATCTTGATCGATGAAGGATATCACGCAAAACTCTCAGACTTTGGATTAGCTAAAGTAGGACCAAGAGGAAGTGAAACTCATGTTTCCACAAGAGTTATGGGAACATACGGTTACTGTGCTCCTGATTACGCATTAACTGGACAACTCACATTCAAATCAGATGTATACAGTTTCGGAGTTGTTCTTTTGGAGCTTATTACTGGAAGGAAAGCTTACGATAACACGAGAACACGTAATCACCAGAGTCTTGTTGAATGGGTAAAGACTAAAAacatctctttctcctttttctaaTTGAGCATCATAATTCACAGTTTTGACTGTAATGTTACAGGCAAATCCCTTGTTTAAAGATAGGAagaatttcaagaaaatggtTGATCCGTTACTCGAAGGAGATTATCCGGTTAGAGGATTGTATCAAGCACTTGCAATAGCTGCAATGTGTGTTCAAGAACAGCCTAGTATGAGACCGGTGATAGCTGATGTAGTAATGGCTTTGGATCACTTAGCTTCTTCTAAATATGATCGTAGTCACCGTCAAAAGCAGGATAATGTGACCGAGACTAAAGTCGATGAAGAGAAAACACTTACCACAGAATCTAATGTTTGTGTGGAGGAGAAACAAGAGATCAAGATATGCTCAGATCAAGCAACTTAATCATCAATGAggattcttaaaattttgatattttcttgatttgtagAATGCTTCGTTTACGTAAGCAACAGTTTTGTTCGAATTTCGACTCATACTTATATAGTAAACTGTAGCAAAAGTTCGGTTTATCAGAATCTTAAACCATTACGTATGGGAAAGTCCGGTTTATCACCAAACCAGTTTATGGAAACGAATTTGTATGATGTTCTAAATAACGATTTTAACCTCAAAGCTTCTGTTAAATTACGATTGTGCCATAACTATATAAAGGAGAGACCCGAACAAACAATCCGGAAGCGGAAGCTAAAGTTAAGCAACGGCCGCCGCGAAGCTAACCTCCAAAGAAGGGGAAAAATGGCGAAAGGAGACGATAATgtgcagaggaagaagaataaagtgacgaggaagaagatgagtagGAAGAACGATACCGCCACCGTATCTGCTCGTATCGCCGCCATTATCGCCGCCAAGAAACGTCGCAAGTCTGGCAAACGCAGCATGTGTCAGGTATCTCACTCTTTTCTATTCGATTTTAGGGTTCTAGGAAATCAGAAATGTTCAATTTCAGAGAAGAGTATCTGTtaattgaagtgtttggtgaATCTATTGAATTTGATGCATTTGTTTCTCTATTGAATCATAGGGAATGTGTTTTACTCTTCCTACACTTGAAGATCCATTCAATGAAAGGCAAGGTAAAGCTGATATtactaaaaagaagaagaaaaagaaaaaggtgaaGAGTAGAGAAGACAAGAAACCATCTCCTATGTCTATTGAAGGTGTTGAGAAGATGGATGGTCCACCAAAGTTTCTGATGTTAAACTTGAATGAGATTGAGAGCTCATTTCGTAAAGATATTACATACAGTGAACAACATGATAAGTCTTTGTTTACTAGTAGTTGGGGGATTGAGTTCTGGAAATGTTACTCATCTGGGAATGATATTTTGGACACGAGTGGAATGTCTTCCACTGTGGAACAGATTGCTTGGATTGTTTCTACTGCTGCTGATGCTATTGCTAGACGGGAGAAAGAcgaggtggaggaggaggaggagttgTTGGGAAACagtccttttcttttgtaccTTGTGCCATCTCAGTCTAAAGCTTCTCAGGTTAGGATCACATCGGTTTAGTCTCGTGAGTGTGACTGTCTTTTTTCTAGAGTGAAACTGTTTTCATAATGCAgtcatttgtgtttttatcATGCTTAGGTTCGATCGGTTTGCAAGGCACTGAAAGGTATTGGAATTCATACTGTGAGCTTACACCAAGGAGCACCACTAGATCATCAGATTTCCGGGTACATTAAGGCAGTTCATTGTCTATCTTTTTCCTTATGCaatcttttctgttttacatAGTTTTTATGCTGTTGCTACATAAAGGATAATCTCTTTTTTGTCCCCTCCAATTCTGACAAATTGCCTTTCGAACTGTAGATTAAAAAGCGTTGAGCCTGAATTTATAGTTGCTACACCTGAGAGACTTTTGGAGATTGTTACCTTGAAGGGTGTTGATATATCCAACGTTTCATTGCTGGTATGCTAAAATCTTTCTCctgtttgttttatgtttcattATACTGCAGTCCAATCATGTCCAAATCGTATTACTATGAAAACCCTACTAAGGCCTCAAATTTACTTGTTTCACTTAAGATTTTATGTCGACTTCTGTAGTGGGGAAGGTTGGCAGgtcctttttgtttcaaagatatttgttagtttttgttccttttcaAGCTTTCAATAATATACTATCAACCATCTATATCTGCTGCCTGATATGGATTGGGTTTAGTTTCCTATTCTGAATGTTTGCccagtttttttgtttgaagttTGTCCCAGTATTGATTGCTTTGAGTGTCTAAAGGATCTTAGTAGTGGTCTAGGAAGGCTTCCAAACTTCATTCTGAATTCTCTACTTTAGTTGAATCATGATCACTATAGCTACGTATCTACTTAGTCCACCTTTCCACAATAAGAAAAGCTCACTTTCATATTAGTTTTCTCTGGCATTAAAGTTATGGAGGACATCTTTATATCCTCCTATGTTTATTATTGGTTGGTCTCCCTTTAACTCCATGTAGCATGCTATGGGGTCTCTTTATTCTACATTAAAGAGCGTTCAACACTGCTAACTGTTCTCTTACACTTACACAGGTCATCGATGAACTAGGTTCACTGTGCAGTGGTGGTTATCTAAATGCTGTTAAATCCATCAAGCAGGCCATTTCCAGCAAACACCAAACTATAGTTTTTAACAACAGTTTTAGTGCTTCCATTATTCCGGCCGTACAGAGTTTCTTGGGGGGATCAGTTAACAGAGTTACTGTCAATGAGTCTGTTGCCAGCCAAGGCT
It encodes the following:
- a CDS encoding transmembrane protein, putative (DUF247) → MIQSSESLGMVMKREYIKDDEHHKSLGTALGEILKHNEPSTSLSTVLGEMFKNNEEKEHIFSDLERGTMLTRPMGEGYIQYLRLSKETTQPADSKIPGLWSSSVRPEFCCIYRVPDRLRKVNPEAYTPQMLLIGPLHHSKKAEALKRYKTDLSIADIYGDQPVKEFRRIIEINEKFIRDSYAESTIWINTKDFVEMILHDSVFILLFFIQTGSTLNFNKKEDILFNQSRLINATAILEDLILLENQLPYALLEKLFEPFSSNVNTKETFRDITLRAFRFEGKIKEEVRFQHFTDLFRCVRVSTLSLTEEQINIAKNEPPKSRKIMYNADKLDSAGVNFVNVDEENDLSLVITFKDGILKMPCFTVEDNTERVVRNLMALEQCHYPRTTFVCDYISFLDFLINTDQDVDLLAKKGIVKNWLGHQGSVTEMVNKLCLGLVDFGSHYSDIVENLNKHYDNRLNRSVGTLRRVYFKDLWTGTATIAAVVLLVLTLIQTVASILQVMMQNDNKSPPPPAPSRGL
- a CDS encoding transmembrane protein, putative (DUF247), with amino-acid sequence MLTRPMGEGYIQYLRLSKETTQPADSKIPGLWSSSVRPEFCCIYRVPDRLRKVNPEAYTPQMLLIGPLHHSKKAEALKRYKTDLRYLNYLNMELHKKKCLDSIADIYGDQPVKEFRRIIEINEKFIRDSYAESTIWINTKDFVEMILHDSVFILLFFIQTGSTLNFNKKEDILFNQSRLINATAILEDLILLENQLPYALLEKLFEPFSSNVNTKETFRDITLRAFRFEGKIKEEVRFQHFTDLFRCVRVSTLSLTEEQINIAKNEPPKSRKIMYNADKLDSAGVNFVNVDEENDLSLVITFKDGILKMPCFTVEDNTERVVRNLMALEQCHYPRTTFVCDYISFLDFLINTDQDVDLLAKKGIVKNWLGHQGSVTEMVNKLCLGLVDFGSHYSDIVENLNKHYDNRLNRSVGTLRRVYFKDLWTGTATIAAVVLLVLTLIQTVASILQVMMQNDNKSPPPPAPSRGL
- a CDS encoding Protein kinase superfamily protein (Protein kinase superfamily protein; FUNCTIONS IN: protein serine/threonine kinase activity, protein kinase activity, kinase activity, ATP binding; INVOLVED IN: protein amino acid phosphorylation; LOCATED IN: cellular_component unknown; EXPRESSED IN: 21 plant structures; EXPRESSED DURING: 14 growth stages; CONTAINS InterPro DOMAIN/s: Protein kinase, ATP binding site (InterPro:IPR017441), Protein kinase, catalytic domain (InterPro:IPR000719), Serine/threonine-protein kinase-like domain (InterPro:IPR017442), Protein kinase-like domain (InterPro:IPR011009), Serine/threonine-protein kinase, active site (InterPro:IPR008271); BEST Arabidopsis thaliana protein match is: Protein kinase superfamily protein (TAIR:AT1G07870.2); Has 113767 Blast hits to 112590 proteins in 4096 species: Archae - 105; Bacteria - 13217; Metazoa - 41619; Fungi - 9472; Plants - 32535; Viruses - 378; Other Eukaryotes - 16441 (source: NCBI BLink).), with translation MGCFGRTPKSNKRSDTKTTKNNDFTPKKLTVNANRDKLTQPSSDCLKVSICGDVSKEIVTKKDQLALDAKDTNVEDEVIVKKAQTFTFEELSVSTGNFKSDCFLGEGGFGKVYKGFIEKINQVVAIKQLDRNGAQGIREFVVEVLTLSLADHPNLVKLIGFCAEGVQRLLVYEYMPLGSLDNHLHDLPSGKNPLAWNTRMKIAAGAARGLEYLHDTMKPPVIYRDLKCSNILIDEGYHAKLSDFGLAKVGPRGSETHVSTRVMGTYGYCAPDYALTGQLTFKSDVYSFGVVLLELITGRKAYDNTRTRNHQSLVEWANPLFKDRKNFKKMVDPLLEGDYPVRGLYQALAIAAMCVQEQPSMRPVIADVVMALDHLASSKYDRSHRQKQDNVTETKVDEEKTLTTESNVCVEEKQEIKICSDQAT
- a CDS encoding Protein kinase superfamily protein, which translates into the protein MGCFGRTPKSNKRSDTKTTKNNDFTPKKLTVNANRDKLTQPSSDCLKVSICGDVSKEIVTKKDQLALDAKDTNVEDEVIVKKAQTFTFEELSVSTGNFKSDCFLGEGGFGKVYKGFIEKINQVVAIKQLDRNGAQGIREFVVEVLTLSLADHPNLVKLIGFCAEGVQRLLVYEYMPLGSLDNHLHDLPSGKNPLAWNTRMKIAAGAARGLEYLHDTMKPPVIYRDLKCSNILIDEGYHAKLSDFGLAKVGPRGSETHVSTRVMGTYGYCAPDYALTGQLTFKSDVYSFGVVLLELITGRKAYDNTRTRNHQSLVEWVKTKNISFSFF